The following proteins are encoded in a genomic region of Zea mays cultivar B73 chromosome 9, Zm-B73-REFERENCE-NAM-5.0, whole genome shotgun sequence:
- the LOC100273966 gene encoding Protein LAZ1 homolog 1-like precursor yields the protein MALKNVIRVILVLAHVSSCLARLGNMFSPGFVSASKPLPSWPILSAGTSVTVALVLSLFLTFEHLCAYHQPEEQKFMIGLILMVPVYAVQSFFSLLNSNVAFICELMRDCYEAFAMYCFERYLIACLGGEESTIRFMEGRLQISESSPLLDIDYDYGIVKHPFPLSCFMRNWYLGPDFYHAVKIGIVQYMILKPICAVLAIFFELLGIYGEGKFAWKYGYPYLAVVLNFSQTWALYCLIQFYTATKEKLQPIKPLSKFLTFKSIVFLTWWQGVAVAFLFSTGLFNGHLAQRFQTRIQDYIICLEMGVAAVVHLKVFPAKPYRRGERNVPNVAVMSDYASLGAPDPEEIGGIDSLTILQTPVTKDRQLSFSQSVRDVVLGSGEIMVDDVKYTVSHVVEPMERSFTKINKTIHQISENVKQLEKQKRKAKDDSHLIPLEPWSEEFSEAHDHVAGGSASDSGLAKTRYNRILNRPRRSFESRLRRWF from the exons ATGGCACTGAAAAATGTGATCCGTGTCATTTTGGTGCTGGCCCATGTGAGCAGTTGTCTGGCTCGATTAGGGAACATGTTCTCTCCTGGCTTCGTTTCAGCATCAAAGCCATTGCCAAGCTGGCCAATTTTGAGTGCAGGAACATCTGTAACTGTGGCTCTTGTTTTGTCATTGTTTCTAACCTTTGAGCATCTGTGTGCATACCATCAACCTGAG GAGCAAAAATTCATGATTGGTCTGATTCTGATGGTTCCAGTATATGCTGTTCAATCA TTCTTTTCATTACTGAATTCAAATGTTGCATTCATCTGTGAACTGATGCGTGACTGTTACGAGGCATTTGCCATGTATTGTTTCGAGAGATATTTGATAGCATGCTTAG GTGGAGAAGAAAGTACCATTAGGTTTATGGAGGGTCGGCTTCAAATCAGTGAGAGCTCACCTCTGCTAGatattgattatgattatggcattgtgAAACATCCTTTCCCATTGAGCTGCTTTATGAGAAATTGGTACCTCGGTCCTGACTTCTACCATGCTGTGAAGATTGGTATTGTGCAATAT ATGATCCTCAAGCCTATCTGTGCTGTTTTGGCAATTTTCTTTGAACTTCTTGGAATCTATGGAGAAGGAAAGTTTGCGTGGAAATACGG GTATCCATATTTGGCTGTTGTCCTAAATTTCAGCCAGACGTGGGCATTATATTGTCTTATACAGTTTTATACTGCTACCAAGGAGAAGCTGCAACCTATAAAGCCCCTGTCCAAGTTTCTTACTTTCAAATCTATTGTATTTTTGACCTGGTGGCAGGGTGTTGCTGTTGCGTTTCTTTTCTCAACTGGGCTTTTTAATGGACATTTGGCACAAAGGTTTCAAACACGTATCCAGGATTACATTATATGCCTTGAG ATGGGGGTTGCGGCAGTGGTCCATTTAAAAGTGTTTCCAGCTAAACCTTACCGACGTGGGGAAAGAAATGTTCCCAATGTTGCTGTCATGTCTGATTATGCATCACTGGGAGCTCCAGACCCTGAAGAAATTGGAGGGATCGACAGCTTAACAATCTTGCAAACTCCTGTCACTAAAGACAGGCAGCTGAGTTTTTCTCAGAGTGTTCGTGATGTTGTGTTGGGCAGCGGTGAAATC ATGGTTGATGATGTTAAATATACAGTTTCACATGTCGTGGAGCCTATGGAGCGGAGTTTTACAAAGATAAATAAGACAATTCATCAAATCTCAGAAAACGTCAAGCAGCTTGAGAAGCAAAAGAGGAAGGCAAAGGACGACAGTCATCTTATTCCCCTAGAACCATGGTCAGAGGAATTTTCAGAAGCTCATGACCATGTTGCGGGCGGTAGTGCCAGTGACAGCGGATTAGCTAAGACAAGGTACAACAGGATCTTAAATAGGCCCCGGAGGTCATTCGAGTCCAGATTGCGCAGATGGTTCTAG